Proteins from one Rosa chinensis cultivar Old Blush chromosome 7, RchiOBHm-V2, whole genome shotgun sequence genomic window:
- the LOC112178716 gene encoding RNA-binding KH domain-containing protein RCF3 isoform X1 — translation MSAPLTPSKRPHQEDPSEPNGKGKLQKSDDDQPTNTSSGNAVFRVVCPESKIGCVTGEGGSGISEIYQETLVKVRVEESVPGCDERVIVIGWDGENRVDSEQSKENGVEETSVVEKKEEKEDVSIDDSERREKVSPASVKKALQLVFERMVEGERETDGGDGDGKKSLTIVLRLLVLSNQIGCILGIGGSVIKLMASESGAQIRILPRDKLPLCAPASDELVQITGEVDAVRKALDSVTQQLLDNLPRASASSLLNSTGPSSQPSPRPEVTPPPERSQGTPYSNQAADIVDNHSAAHPLIPKVHASGIPGRMKSSQEVLTFRLLCHEERVGGVIGKGGTIIRTLKQETGCEIKVMDGVSDSEDRVIILSGPAHPDDRISPLQDAVLRVHDRIVRAVPITKEQPMTARLLISSNQIGCLLGKGGAIIAEMRKSSRAHIRILGKDQIPKCVSDDEEVVQMNGELEAVNDALLQITSRLQHHFFRDVFPSLSYPPNPAFSDQPPFRSYLRRDFSPPRMHSNFGPSFHKFDTVGGMAPHGGFHPLHLSERKPWGSQGLLEGGGPIGLPNFAGAPQRRIPGFGGSQPAIITSTTIEAVVPSSLIPIINGEDGECLKQIRQISDAKITITEPLPGAKETLIIISGTPEQTHAAQSLIQAFVMSETDSS, via the exons ATGTCTGCTCCATTGACACCTTCTAAGAGACCGCACCAGGAGGACCCTTCGGAGCCGAATGGGAAAGGAAAGTTACAAAAGTCTGATGATGATCAACCTACTAATACTTCCTCTGGCAATGCTGTTTTTCGGGTAGTTTGCCCCGAGTCGAAAATTGGTTGTGTTACTGGTGAAGGTGGCTCTGGCATATCCGAGATATATCAGGAGACTCTGGTGAAGGTGAGAGTTGAGGAAAGTGTACCCGGCTGCGACGAAAGAGTTATTGTCATTGGTTGGGATGGAGAGAATAGAGTTGATAGTGAGCAAAGCAAGGAGAATGGGGTGGAAGAGACTAGTGTAGTtgaaaagaaggaagagaaggaagatGTTTCGATTGATGATTCAGAACGCCGCGAAAAAGTAAGTCCTGCATCCGTCAAGAAGGCTCTGCAACTTGTGTTTGAGAGAATGGTTGAAGGGGAAAGAGAGACTGATGGAGGGGATGGAGATGGTAAGAAGTCATTGACAATTGTTTTGAGGTTGCTAGTTCTGTCGAATCAGATAGGGTGCATTTTGGGAATAGGTGGTAGTGTGATCAAGCTAATGGCGTCTGAAAGTGGGGCACAAATTCGGATCCTTCCTAGAGATAAACTTCCATTGTGTGCACCAGCTTCCGATGAGTTAGTTCAG ATTACTGGTGAAGTTGATGCTGTCAGGAAAGCTCTAGATTCCGTTACTCAGCAGCTTTTGGATAATCTGCCTCGTGCTAGTGCCTCTTCCCTTCTTAACTCCACAGGGCCGTCATCTCAACCTTCTCCAAGACCAGAAGTAACTCCGCCACCGGAGCGGTCTCAAGGAACACCTTATAGCAATCAGGCTGCTGATATTGTGGATAACCATTCTGCTGCTCATCCACTGATCCCAAAGGTTCATGCTTCTGGCATCCCTGGTAGGATGAAGTCTTCACAGGAAGTCCTAACTTTTCGCTTATTGTGCCACGAAGAGAGAGTAGGAGGTGTAATTGGAAAGGGTGGAACGATTATAAGGACACTTAAGCAAGAAACAGGCTGTGAAATCAAGGTTATGGATGGTGTCTCTGATTCAGAGGACCGCGTTATTATTTTATCTGGTCCGGCG CACCCAGATGATAGGATATCACCTCTGCAAGATGCCGTCCTTCGTGTGCATGATAGGATAGTCAGGGCAGTACCTATTACCAAGGAACAGCCCATGACAGCCAGGCTTCTTATTTCCTCCAATCAAATTGGTTGTCTCCTTGGCAAGGGTGGTGCCATCATAGCTGAAATGAGAAAGTCATCTCGCGCTCATATACGTATATTGGGGAAGGATCAAATTCCCAAATGTGTTtcagatgatgaagaagttgTTCAG ATGAATGGAGAACTTGAAGCTGTGAATGATGCTCTTCTGCAGATCACCAGTAGGTTGCAGCATCATTTCTTTCGCGATGTATTTCCTTCTTTAAGCTATCCTCCAAATCCTGCATTTTCGGATCAACCtccttttcgatcatatttgaGGAGGGACTTCTCACCTCCAAGAATGCATTCTAACTTCGGCCCATCATTTCACAAGTTTGATACTGTTGGTGGTATGGCTCCACATGGTGGTTTCCATCCTCTGCATTTATCAGAAAGAAAACCTTGGGGTTCTCag GGACTTCTGGAGGGTGGTGGTCCAATTGGTTTGCCAAACTTTGCTGGAGCTCCACAAAGAAGGATTCCTGGGTTTGGAGGAAGCCAACCAGCAATAATTACCAGTACAACTATTGAAGCTGTTGTTCCTAGTTCCCTTATTCCTAtaataaatggagaagatggTGAATGCTTGAAACAAATCCGTCAG ATTTCGGATGCAAAAATTACAATTACTGAGCCCCTACCTGGAGCAAAGGAAACTTTGATTATAATATCAGGAACACCTGAACAAACTCATGCTGCACAGAGTCTTATTCAAGCATTTGTGATGAGTGAAACCGACTCTTCTTGA
- the LOC112178716 gene encoding RNA-binding KH domain-containing protein RCF3 isoform X2, with translation MSAPLTPSKRPHQEDPSEPNGKGKLQKSDDDQPTNTSSGNAVFRVVCPESKIGCVTGEGGSGISEIYQETLVKVRVEESVPGCDERVIVIGWDGENRVDRVEKKEEKEDVSIDDSERREKVSPASVKKALQLVFERMVEGERETDGGDGDGKKSLTIVLRLLVLSNQIGCILGIGGSVIKLMASESGAQIRILPRDKLPLCAPASDELVQITGEVDAVRKALDSVTQQLLDNLPRASASSLLNSTGPSSQPSPRPEVTPPPERSQGTPYSNQAADIVDNHSAAHPLIPKVHASGIPGRMKSSQEVLTFRLLCHEERVGGVIGKGGTIIRTLKQETGCEIKVMDGVSDSEDRVIILSGPAHPDDRISPLQDAVLRVHDRIVRAVPITKEQPMTARLLISSNQIGCLLGKGGAIIAEMRKSSRAHIRILGKDQIPKCVSDDEEVVQMNGELEAVNDALLQITSRLQHHFFRDVFPSLSYPPNPAFSDQPPFRSYLRRDFSPPRMHSNFGPSFHKFDTVGGMAPHGGFHPLHLSERKPWGSQGLLEGGGPIGLPNFAGAPQRRIPGFGGSQPAIITSTTIEAVVPSSLIPIINGEDGECLKQIRQISDAKITITEPLPGAKETLIIISGTPEQTHAAQSLIQAFVMSETDSS, from the exons ATGTCTGCTCCATTGACACCTTCTAAGAGACCGCACCAGGAGGACCCTTCGGAGCCGAATGGGAAAGGAAAGTTACAAAAGTCTGATGATGATCAACCTACTAATACTTCCTCTGGCAATGCTGTTTTTCGGGTAGTTTGCCCCGAGTCGAAAATTGGTTGTGTTACTGGTGAAGGTGGCTCTGGCATATCCGAGATATATCAGGAGACTCTGGTGAAGGTGAGAGTTGAGGAAAGTGTACCCGGCTGCGACGAAAGAGTTATTGTCATTGGTTGGGATGGAGAGAATAGAGTTGATAG AGTtgaaaagaaggaagagaaggaagatGTTTCGATTGATGATTCAGAACGCCGCGAAAAAGTAAGTCCTGCATCCGTCAAGAAGGCTCTGCAACTTGTGTTTGAGAGAATGGTTGAAGGGGAAAGAGAGACTGATGGAGGGGATGGAGATGGTAAGAAGTCATTGACAATTGTTTTGAGGTTGCTAGTTCTGTCGAATCAGATAGGGTGCATTTTGGGAATAGGTGGTAGTGTGATCAAGCTAATGGCGTCTGAAAGTGGGGCACAAATTCGGATCCTTCCTAGAGATAAACTTCCATTGTGTGCACCAGCTTCCGATGAGTTAGTTCAG ATTACTGGTGAAGTTGATGCTGTCAGGAAAGCTCTAGATTCCGTTACTCAGCAGCTTTTGGATAATCTGCCTCGTGCTAGTGCCTCTTCCCTTCTTAACTCCACAGGGCCGTCATCTCAACCTTCTCCAAGACCAGAAGTAACTCCGCCACCGGAGCGGTCTCAAGGAACACCTTATAGCAATCAGGCTGCTGATATTGTGGATAACCATTCTGCTGCTCATCCACTGATCCCAAAGGTTCATGCTTCTGGCATCCCTGGTAGGATGAAGTCTTCACAGGAAGTCCTAACTTTTCGCTTATTGTGCCACGAAGAGAGAGTAGGAGGTGTAATTGGAAAGGGTGGAACGATTATAAGGACACTTAAGCAAGAAACAGGCTGTGAAATCAAGGTTATGGATGGTGTCTCTGATTCAGAGGACCGCGTTATTATTTTATCTGGTCCGGCG CACCCAGATGATAGGATATCACCTCTGCAAGATGCCGTCCTTCGTGTGCATGATAGGATAGTCAGGGCAGTACCTATTACCAAGGAACAGCCCATGACAGCCAGGCTTCTTATTTCCTCCAATCAAATTGGTTGTCTCCTTGGCAAGGGTGGTGCCATCATAGCTGAAATGAGAAAGTCATCTCGCGCTCATATACGTATATTGGGGAAGGATCAAATTCCCAAATGTGTTtcagatgatgaagaagttgTTCAG ATGAATGGAGAACTTGAAGCTGTGAATGATGCTCTTCTGCAGATCACCAGTAGGTTGCAGCATCATTTCTTTCGCGATGTATTTCCTTCTTTAAGCTATCCTCCAAATCCTGCATTTTCGGATCAACCtccttttcgatcatatttgaGGAGGGACTTCTCACCTCCAAGAATGCATTCTAACTTCGGCCCATCATTTCACAAGTTTGATACTGTTGGTGGTATGGCTCCACATGGTGGTTTCCATCCTCTGCATTTATCAGAAAGAAAACCTTGGGGTTCTCag GGACTTCTGGAGGGTGGTGGTCCAATTGGTTTGCCAAACTTTGCTGGAGCTCCACAAAGAAGGATTCCTGGGTTTGGAGGAAGCCAACCAGCAATAATTACCAGTACAACTATTGAAGCTGTTGTTCCTAGTTCCCTTATTCCTAtaataaatggagaagatggTGAATGCTTGAAACAAATCCGTCAG ATTTCGGATGCAAAAATTACAATTACTGAGCCCCTACCTGGAGCAAAGGAAACTTTGATTATAATATCAGGAACACCTGAACAAACTCATGCTGCACAGAGTCTTATTCAAGCATTTGTGATGAGTGAAACCGACTCTTCTTGA